actggacaagcaccaagacccagacaacacacactccagttcgactgttccagtgaactgactgtagaaacatcagtgtgactggaaaagcaccgagacccacacagcacacacccgagtgagagtgttccagttacacagcctgaaaaaaaatcacaccattcacagtggggagaaaccacaTTTGTGTCTGcatgtggacgaggcttcaactgatatccaccctgttttttaaaaagtttgttcatgggatgtgggcatcactgcttgtggaggcatttattgcccatccctgaaggcatttgagagtcaaccacattgctatggatctggagtcacatgtaggccagaccaggtaaggatggcagatttctttccctgaaggacatcagtgaaccagatgggtttttacaacaaatgaTAATGGTTCatgtcattggacttttaattccagatctttattgaatttagatttcaccatctgccgtggtgggattcgaacctgggtccccagagcattaccctgggtctctagattattagtccagtgacaatacgccAACGTCACTGCCTTGGTACCACAAGGACGCCGGCAGCATggggaaaccgtggaaatgtggggactgtgggaaggaattcagatCCCCATCAgggctggaaattcatcgacgtaGTCACACCAGGGAGAGGACTTTcaactgctctgactgtgggaagagctaTAGGAATGCTGGGGGTCTAATTaatcatcaacgtgttcacacgagAGAGAAgctattcacctgctccacctgtggaaAGGAATTCACCTGGGAATCCAGTCTAACGACACACCAGCgatttcacactggagagaaaccgtacaattgctctcagtgtgggaagagcttCCGGTGTTCATCCCACCTCACTGAACATctacgggttcacactggggagagaccattccacTGCTCTGAGTGCGGGCAGAGATTCACTTGCTCTTCCCATCTCACTCAGCACAAATTTGTCCACACTGGTGAGAGGCCGTTTGTCTGCTccgtgtgtggaaagggattcattaGATCAACATTCCTTCTtagacaccagcgtgttcacgctGAAGAGAAGGCATTCGCttgcactgagtgtgggaagagTTTCACTCGTCCATCTAGTCTTCGGgatcaccagcaagttcacattgaAGAGAAAGCATTCAtctgcactgagtgtgggaagagTTTCACTCATGCATGTAGTCTTCAGAATcaccaacgggttcacactggggagaaacccttTACCTGcgctgagtgtgggaagggattcgctttgAAATCGCAGCTTCGGTCACATAAACTTGTTCACACTAATGAGAGACCAtttcaatgttctgactgtgagaagagctttaaaagcagaagggATTTGATGAAACACCAGCGAATCCattctggggagaagccgttcatctgcCCCGTGTGTGATAGAGGATTCACTGATCCATCCAATCGTCTgaaacaccagagagttcacatgtGATTACAGGGATTTGATATTAAACCCAGAACTTGaatcatgttcattctgacagttctGATTTATTTCCAATGATGTTAAACCCCAGCCCAGTTACAAGGATTAATAGAATGGACATCAATTGCATTAAGTCCAGTGTTCACCTCGATGAGTGAGTGATAGAATCTACCTTTTAGTATAAATTACCTTTTTAGTCTATAACAAGTGTAAAAGAATAAATGGCCCAAGATTTAAAACGGCTTCGTCAAATGATTTGTTAAAAAACCCAAATTGCAAACAGGACAGTAAAAATGCTGAATCGCATGAGAAACATCAAGATAAAGAAGCCACACAGACCAAGGACACATTTTGTTAATTTAAAGTTTCTGGGCAATGTTCCCAGAAACTTTTCATTCAACGGATAAGGCTCATAAAAAATACGTATTTCAATCACCCCATACCTAAATTTGGTGGACAGAAATCTCAATCGAATTAAATAATACTATAATTACTTTAACCCAATCACAACCAGAAAGGGGACAGACATTGGTGATAGCCATAACCTTAAAAAGTACTGCCGATTTTCAACAATTCATTCCAGAATCACCTTACTTAATTTCTGAAGCTACTTTCTGCACTTTCGCTTTGAACcgccattttatttattttcaactTCTCTGCATTGTGTATTCAGTTAGAAGAAGTGATCAAGAGCTGTAGcttgtattgaattcaactcaGTGCTCTGTATTTGCTTAGACAAAACTAACTGTAAATACTCTGTATTTGCAAACTGACCTGTTCAAGAGACATCTGAAACTAACTGAATAAAAGACAAATTACTTCACGCATGAAGCTCAATTTCAAGTTCTGCAGAGTAATATATTAGTGCAGCGACACTTCAGATATATTAACCAAAGTACAGACCTATCAGTGAGGAGCTGCGGCGGGTGGTGGAGGTGAATAAGCGGTTCAGAGCCAATGtgcaggacctggagaacagatcgAGAAGGCaaaacttgagaattgtggggctgcccaagggggtggagggcctgaggccgactgagtactttgtgagggtgtttgaggagttgacgggagagggggaagatccctcccGCTACGAGTTGGACAGGGCTCAGGCCGAAGCCTCAAGCGAATGAGCCAATAAGGGCGGGTAAATTCTGCTTCCACAGCGACCACGTGAAGGAGAGGGTTTTGAGCTCGGCAAAGCAGAGGCGAGGTGTGGGAAGACGTTGACATGTGAATATACCAAGCAGAGCTGCAGAGAAGGCGGGTGGCCTTTGACGGGGAGAGGGCGGCATTGGCAGCGGAGTGAGATTCGGAGTGGTCTAACCTGCGAAGTTGAGAGTGACTCACAATTCAAGGGATTTTTATTTCAAGGCGGTGGAGGCCTTAgttaaggctgaaggactgaGATGAGTGTTGGGATTTGGA
This genomic stretch from Scyliorhinus canicula unplaced genomic scaffold, sScyCan1.1, whole genome shotgun sequence harbors:
- the LOC119959398 gene encoding zinc finger protein 135-like: MGKPWKCGDCGKEFRSPSGLEIHRRSHTRERTFNCSDCGKSYRNAGGLINHQRVHTREKLFTCSTCGKEFTWESSLTTHQRFHTGEKPYNCSQCGKSFRCSSHLTEHLRVHTGERPFHCSECGQRFTCSSHLTQHKFVHTGERPFVCSVCGKGFIRSTFLLRHQRVHAEEKAFACTECGKSFTRPSSLRDHQQVHIEEKAFICTECGKSFTHACSLQNHQRVHTGEKPFTCAECGKGFALKSQLRSHKLVHTNERPFQCSDCEKSFKSRRDLMKHQRIHSGEKPFICPVCDRGFTDPSNRLKHQRVHM